A section of the Piliocolobus tephrosceles isolate RC106 chromosome 14, ASM277652v3, whole genome shotgun sequence genome encodes:
- the CDC26 gene encoding anaphase-promoting complex subunit CDC26 isoform X1 has protein sequence MTYTFRICLDAEDNPVNCVDFSMLRRKPTRLELKLDDIEEFESIRKDLETRKKQKEDVEVVGGSDGEGAIGLSSDPKSREQMINDRIGYKPQPKPSNRSSQFGSLEF, from the exons atgacGTACACATTTAGGATCTGTTTGGACGCTGAGGATAATCCTGTGAATTG TGTTGACTTCAGTATGCTGAGACGAAAACCAACACGCCTAGAGCTAAAGCTTGATGACATTGAAGAGTTTGAGAGCATTCGAAAGGACCTGGAG ACCCgtaagaaacagaaggaagatgTGGAAGTTGTAGGAGGCAGTGATGGAGAAGGAGCCATTGGGCTCAGCAGTGATCCCAAGAGCCGGGAACAAATGATCAATGATCGGATTGGTTATAAACCCCAACCCAAGCCCAGTAATCGTTCATCTCAATTTGGAAGTCTTGAATTTTAG
- the CDC26 gene encoding anaphase-promoting complex subunit CDC26 isoform X2, producing MLRRKPTRLELKLDDIEEFESIRKDLETRKKQKEDVEVVGGSDGEGAIGLSSDPKSREQMINDRIGYKPQPKPSNRSSQFGSLEF from the exons ATGCTGAGACGAAAACCAACACGCCTAGAGCTAAAGCTTGATGACATTGAAGAGTTTGAGAGCATTCGAAAGGACCTGGAG ACCCgtaagaaacagaaggaagatgTGGAAGTTGTAGGAGGCAGTGATGGAGAAGGAGCCATTGGGCTCAGCAGTGATCCCAAGAGCCGGGAACAAATGATCAATGATCGGATTGGTTATAAACCCCAACCCAAGCCCAGTAATCGTTCATCTCAATTTGGAAGTCTTGAATTTTAG